In a single window of the Mesorhizobium shangrilense genome:
- a CDS encoding APC family permease — translation MMDADKAAAAQQAEPTLHRAMGPWLLLLFIVGDILGTGIYALTGQVAKQVGGAVWLPFLVAFVVALITAFSYLELVTKYPQAAGAALYAHKAFGIHFVTFIVAFAVMCSGITSASTASRAFAVNFSSAFGLGLEEGAGTIFLGLLFMAIVAAINFRGVGESVKTNVVLTCIELSGLLIVIVIGLWAIGAGQGDVSRITEFHTPEGQSPVWPVIAATTLAFFAMVGFEDSVNMAEETQEPSRIFPKILLIGLLLTGLIYMLVSISAVTLVAPAELGEGEAPLLKVVAAGAPNFPIGVFAFITMFAVANTALINMLMASRLVYGMSREHVLPPVLGKVHTSRRTPYIAIAFTTLLAFGLITFVGTVPQLGGTTALLLLCVFTVVNVAVLVLRKDKVPHEHFTAPTALPVLGAICCGFLVGPWTGRNPEQYVIAGVLLAIGVVLWLVTVMINRRTGVIPSEPVMEEIGGGGPVN, via the coding sequence ATGATGGACGCCGACAAGGCTGCGGCAGCGCAGCAAGCCGAGCCAACTCTCCATCGGGCCATGGGCCCTTGGCTCTTGCTGCTCTTCATCGTCGGCGACATTCTGGGCACAGGCATCTATGCCCTGACGGGCCAGGTGGCCAAGCAGGTCGGCGGCGCTGTCTGGCTGCCCTTTCTCGTGGCGTTTGTCGTCGCGCTGATCACGGCGTTCAGCTACCTCGAGCTGGTCACCAAATATCCGCAAGCCGCCGGGGCTGCGCTTTATGCGCACAAGGCGTTCGGTATCCATTTCGTGACCTTCATCGTCGCCTTCGCCGTCATGTGCTCGGGGATCACGTCCGCATCGACGGCCTCGCGAGCGTTTGCGGTGAACTTTTCGAGCGCGTTCGGGCTGGGGCTCGAAGAAGGCGCAGGCACCATTTTCCTTGGCTTGCTGTTCATGGCGATCGTCGCGGCGATCAACTTCCGCGGCGTCGGCGAGAGCGTCAAAACCAACGTGGTGCTCACCTGCATCGAACTGTCCGGCCTGCTCATCGTCATCGTTATCGGTCTCTGGGCAATCGGCGCCGGGCAGGGGGACGTCTCCCGCATCACCGAATTCCATACGCCGGAGGGACAAAGCCCCGTATGGCCGGTCATCGCTGCAACGACGCTGGCCTTCTTCGCGATGGTCGGCTTCGAGGACTCGGTGAACATGGCCGAGGAAACGCAGGAACCCTCGCGGATTTTTCCAAAGATACTGCTGATCGGACTGCTGCTCACCGGACTGATCTACATGCTTGTGTCGATCTCGGCGGTAACGCTCGTCGCGCCCGCGGAACTCGGCGAGGGCGAGGCGCCGCTGCTCAAGGTCGTGGCCGCCGGCGCGCCGAATTTTCCGATCGGCGTCTTCGCCTTCATCACCATGTTCGCGGTCGCCAACACGGCGCTGATCAACATGCTGATGGCGAGTCGGCTGGTCTACGGCATGAGCCGCGAGCATGTGCTGCCGCCGGTGCTCGGCAAGGTTCATACGAGCCGGCGCACCCCTTACATTGCGATCGCCTTCACGACGCTTCTGGCCTTCGGCCTGATCACGTTCGTCGGCACGGTGCCGCAGCTCGGCGGCACGACCGCGCTGCTGCTGCTGTGCGTCTTCACCGTGGTGAACGTAGCGGTGCTGGTCCTGCGCAAGGACAAGGTCCCGCATGAACATTTCACGGCGCCGACGGCGCTGCCGGTCCTGGGCGCTATCTGTTGCGGCTTCCTCGTCGGGCCGTGGACCGGACGCAATCCGGAGCAGTACGTCATTGCCGGAGTGCTGCTTGCCATCGGCGTCGTGCTCTGGCTGGTGACGGTGATGATCAACCGACGCACCGGCGTGATCCCGTCGGAGCCGGTCATGGAGGAGATCGGAGGCGGAGGGCCGGTGAACTGA